The genomic window AAACATGGACCCATTGCTTTATTAGATGCCAAAGTGCCGGTAGTTGCGATCGCAGTTCCTGGTAGTGTGTATGAAAAAGTTATTTCCAATTCTCAAGAAGCCAAAGCCAGAGATTCCCGCTTAATTGGGGTAACACCAGTCAATGATGGCGAAGCGGCGGAAATTTTTAATGATTTACTCCCTGTGTCATCAGTGGATGAATTATTATCACCCATCCTCACAGTAGTACCATTGCAACTGTTGGCTTATCACATCGCCGCCCGTCGCGGGTTGGATGTCGATCAGCCTCGGAATTTAGCAAAATCGGTGACTGTGGAATAAAAAGATACGAATATTTAAGTAAATATTCGTAGAGTATATGAGATAGTTTCTAGTTTTAATTATCATATCACATCTAGAAATGTTTTTTGGGCATTGCTTACAGTAATGCTGAGTCTATCCCACTAGCACTGATTTGTCAGATCGTAATGTCAGGTTGTCTCGCCACATACCAAATCCCATAGCAAATCGATTCCATATCTAATATATTTGGAATCTTGGTGTTCGTTAATCCATTGAGAAAGAGTAATGACTACACTATGAGTTTTTTTGTCGATTTTATTCAGCGCATTTGCGGCACTAGAACGCACATCAGATTCTGAGTCCTTGAGGAGTTCTAGTAAGTCAGGAATTGCAGCTTCTGCACCTATTTTACCTAACGCATCTGCGGCACTAGAACGCACACGAGCATCTGAATCTTTGAGGAGTTCTAGTAAGTCAGAAATTGCTACTTCTGTACCTATTTTACCTAACGCATCTGCGGCACTAGAACGCACACGAGCATCTGAATCTTTGAGGAGTTCTAGTAAGTCAAGAATTGCGGCTTCTGCACCTATTTTACCTAACGCATCTGCGGCACTAGAATGCACTCTTGTTTCTGGGTCTTTGATGAGTTCTAGTAAGTCAGGAATTGCGGCTTCTGCACCTATTTTACCTAACGCATCTGCGGCACTAGAGCGCACACGAGCATCTAAATCTTTGAGGAGTTCTATTAACCAAGGAATTTCTGCTGCTCTACCTATTTTACCTAACGCATCTGCGGCACTAGAGCGCACACGAGCATCTGAATCTTTGAGGAGTTCTATTAACCAAGGAATTTCTGCTGCTCCACCTATTTTACCTAACGCATCTGCGGCACTAGAACGCACACAAGCATCTGAATCTTTGAGGAGTTCTATTAACCAAGGAATTTCTGCTGCTCCACCTATTTTACCTAACGCATCCGCGGCACTAGAACGCACACGAGCATCTGAATCTTTGAGGAGTTCTATTAACCAAGGAATTTCTGCTACTGTACCTATTTTACCTAACGCAAATATGGCACTAGAACGCACATGAGCATCTGAATCTTTGAGGAGTTCTAGTAAGCAATTAATTGCTACTTCTCCACCTATTTGGCTTAATAAAATTGCGGCAATTAAACTTACATTTTTTTCTGAATCTTTAAGGAGTTCTAGTAAGCAATTAATTGCGACTTCTCCACCTATTTGGCTTAATAAAATTGCGGCAGTTAAACTTACATTTTTTTCTGAATCTTTAAGGAGTTCTAGTAAGCAATTAATTGCGACTTCTCCACCTATGTCACTTAACACAGATGCGGCAATCAAACGAACCCTATATTCTGATTTTTTTGTCATTTCAATTAATCTATTAACTGCTGCTTCTTTCTCTCCTAATGCAGCACAATATCGTTGAAATCTTACTTGTTCTATTTGTTGCTCTTTTTCTTTTAACAATTGCAAAGCTTGAGTTTGAAAAGCTGTTTCATTTAGACTACATAAAAATTGGAATACTTGTGATTTAATTCTAGAACTCACTTGCAAGGAATCGCTGACTTCAAGATTTACTAAATCTTGTAAAATTTCTATAGCTGGAGAATTTTTTGCAGTTTTTAAATTTTTAATATCTTCGGCAAGGCAATTCCCAGCAAATAATAAGTCACGATGCAACCATTGTTCATATTCGCTATTCCTGCTGAGGACTCTTCTAATGGCTGTAGCCGCTTTGTTTGGTGCTTGCTGAGTAATCAATAAAAGTAACACCTCTCGCCAATGAGGGTCATGGAGATGCTGATCAATATACTGTAAAACAATATCAAAATCGTCTTGATCATCTGCTTGATAATGAATTTCTCTAGCACACAGATATTCTTGAAAGGTTTTATGCACAAAAGCATAGCAATCTTGACCTTGTTCATTAAGCAGTCCAGTACGTTCTTGAATCAAACTTAAAAAACGTTTTGCTTTTTCCTCTGCTTTATAAAGATCAATTTCTTTCAAAGATTTGATTTCTCTTTTTAATTGGTCAAGCAAATCTTCATGAGCAATTAGTGTTCCCCCTTCGTTATCTTCTGTACTACCTTGTCCATGAATCCAAAAAGCTAATTTTCGCATCAAAAAAAGTAAATCCTCAATATCAAGATTTAATAATTGCTCAATGCTAATGTCTTTGTTTCCATTCCAAGAAGTTAAGAGGGTTTCTACTGCTTTCTCATAAAGTTTGTGGCGACCTTTAGGTAAAACTGCTTGATAGCGATGAATCAGAGCAATAATAGTCAACAGCAAAGGGTTACGCGCTAGTAATTTGAGACGCTCATTCTTATTTATTGCTTCCCGTAAAGTTGTTTTACGTCGCTCCGCCTCTGACTTATCTTGAATACGGCTGTTATACCAACAGTTAATAAACTTTTCTATCTTCTCATCATCAAAAGCTAAAAGCTCGTAATGGGCAAACTCTTGAGTATTAAAAAAATCACGTTTGTAGCCAGCAGGCCGAGAGGTAATAACTGCACAATTTTCCGGAAACTGCCCTAAAAAATTCTCGATTTTTCGCACTACCTCATATCGTTTATTCTCTTGAGCAATCTCATCCAAACCATCAAAAAATATAAAAGTGCGTCCATCATCTAACCAATATTCAAAAAAACCTACAGGTAAGGTTTTGACACATAAATTTTTTTCCACAAATTGCTTAACATATTCCAGAATGCTAGTATTTTCTTGCCTAGCAAAATCTCGTATGGAAATTATAATAGGTAAATAGTCTGCTGCTGTTATCTTCAGTTGATCAATCTGCTTCTGAGCTATCATCACCACAAAATAACTCAGTAAAGTGGTTTTTCCAGAGCCAGGCGCACCTAAAAGAACAACCTTTTGACAGTTGGTTTGACTTAAAATTTGGGAAGCTAACAATTTTCTCCCAGAAGAGTTTCGTAAAGCACGCTGTCTCTGTTCCCAAAGTAATTGTTGCTGACTTTGGCTCAAATTGGATGATAACAACTCTGTTTCGATGCTGGAGTTTAAATCATTTTGGTTATCCTCCTGGACTTCTGGTAACACAAAAATATTGACTAGCTTCTCCGATTTGTCTACTTCTTGTCCTGGTACAGCAATCCCAGCAAACTTAACATCATCAAACCAATTAACTAATTGCTGACAATAGTTGTCTTTGGCAATCTGAAACCTTATACAATTATCTGTATTTTGAAAATAAGTTGTAACAAAAACCTCCATCCATGAATAAACATACTCAATTTTAATTTCTTTCATTTTTGAGTCAGCTAAAGCTGCTTTTTGGAAAACAACAGCTAAATAATCTACATCAGGCTTTCCTTCATTTTTTAAAGGCTTCTGTAGCTCTGACAATCCTTGTTCTTTAAAAAAATTACATAAAAATTTTGGTATAAAGTCTGGTGGGCAAGAAGAAAATAATCGGTTTTCCTGATTACAAGCTTCTATAGTTGCAGTTTTAATAGCCTTATCTAAATCACTAGGGTTAAGTCTGCTCGTAACACCACTTAGCAAAGCCTTAGAAACTTCTACTGTTACCAATTCTCCTACCCATGCACCAATCATTCCACTAATCATTACTATGGTCTCCACATAATTGATTTAAATGAATAAGTATAGATTCTAGATTGATACTAGCACTACCAGTATATCTACGATATTAGTTAAGCTTACGTAAATTTTTTCTGATTTTCGGCTTTTTGCAAGCCTTGTATCCCTGACTATCGGACAGCGATCGCTCTTGCAATCAAAAACCCAGCCTGTATGACTGGGCTTTTGTTAGGGTTTTAGTAAAGTCAGATCGCGTGAAAATTTGCTTAAGCCTCAGCTACTCAGTAATAATTTCCGATAAAAAAACTGATCTGCTTGGGGAAGAAACTAGGATAATGCAGCATAATTAACCTTTATAGCTTTGAGCGATCGCCATCAGCCGAGATGGTAAAGTCTTAAGGCTTGTGATTCAACTTAAGTAATTGACTATGAATACAGCAAATATTGCGCCAGCTATACGTATCGGAGTATTGGGTTTCGGTGGACTCGGACAAGCAGCCGCCAAGGTATTGGCTGGTAAACGGGAAATGACATTGGTAGCAGTGGCAGATCAAAAAGGTTATGCTTACGCTGGTGAAGGTTTGAATTTTCAAGATTGCATTGCAACCTACCAGTCTCAAGGGTCGGTAGGTTATTTAGAACCCATCGGCAATTTAAGCAACAACAGTATTCAAGATTTAATCGACAGCGCACAACCTGTAGATGGGTATTTTTTAGCTTTGCCTAACCTACCCAATGATTTTATTCCTTCTGTAGCACGCCAGTTTATTAAATCTGGTTGGCGCGGTGTGTTGGTAGATGCCATTAAGCGCACCAGTGCGGTAGAACAGCTAATTGCGATGAAAGACGAACTGCAAGCAGCCGGTATCACCTATATGACAGGCTGCGGTGCAACACCCGGACTGTTAACCGCCGCCGCCGCCTTAGCCGCCCAAAGCTACGCCGAAGTTCATCAAGTAGAGATTACCTTTGGTGTAGGTATTGCCAACTGGGAAGCTTACCGCGCCACCGTTCGGGAAGATATTGGACATATGCCTGGTTATACTGTGGAAGTTGCCAGGGCGATGACTGATGCAGAGGTAGAAGCACTACTAGACAAAACTAATGGTGTGCTTACCTTGACCAATATGGAACACGCCGATGATGTGATGCTAGAGTTAGCAGGGATAGTAGATCGCGATCGCGTGACTGTTGGTGGTGTAGTCGATACCCGCAACCCCAAAAAGCCCCTCAGCACTAACGTTAAGGTGACAGGA from Nostoc sp. UHCC 0870 includes these protein-coding regions:
- the bioU gene encoding (S)-8-amino-7-oxononanoate synthase BioU translates to MNTANIAPAIRIGVLGFGGLGQAAAKVLAGKREMTLVAVADQKGYAYAGEGLNFQDCIATYQSQGSVGYLEPIGNLSNNSIQDLIDSAQPVDGYFLALPNLPNDFIPSVARQFIKSGWRGVLVDAIKRTSAVEQLIAMKDELQAAGITYMTGCGATPGLLTAAAALAAQSYAEVHQVEITFGVGIANWEAYRATVREDIGHMPGYTVEVARAMTDAEVEALLDKTNGVLTLTNMEHADDVMLELAGIVDRDRVTVGGVVDTRNPKKPLSTNVKVTGRTFEGKISTHTFTLGDETSMAANVCGPAFGYLKAGRQLHQRGMHGIFTAAEIMPMFVK
- a CDS encoding HEAT repeat domain-containing protein; this encodes MISGMIGAWVGELVTVEVSKALLSGVTSRLNPSDLDKAIKTATIEACNQENRLFSSCPPDFIPKFLCNFFKEQGLSELQKPLKNEGKPDVDYLAVVFQKAALADSKMKEIKIEYVYSWMEVFVTTYFQNTDNCIRFQIAKDNYCQQLVNWFDDVKFAGIAVPGQEVDKSEKLVNIFVLPEVQEDNQNDLNSSIETELLSSNLSQSQQQLLWEQRQRALRNSSGRKLLASQILSQTNCQKVVLLGAPGSGKTTLLSYFVVMIAQKQIDQLKITAADYLPIIISIRDFARQENTSILEYVKQFVEKNLCVKTLPVGFFEYWLDDGRTFIFFDGLDEIAQENKRYEVVRKIENFLGQFPENCAVITSRPAGYKRDFFNTQEFAHYELLAFDDEKIEKFINCWYNSRIQDKSEAERRKTTLREAINKNERLKLLARNPLLLTIIALIHRYQAVLPKGRHKLYEKAVETLLTSWNGNKDISIEQLLNLDIEDLLFLMRKLAFWIHGQGSTEDNEGGTLIAHEDLLDQLKREIKSLKEIDLYKAEEKAKRFLSLIQERTGLLNEQGQDCYAFVHKTFQEYLCAREIHYQADDQDDFDIVLQYIDQHLHDPHWREVLLLLITQQAPNKAATAIRRVLSRNSEYEQWLHRDLLFAGNCLAEDIKNLKTAKNSPAIEILQDLVNLEVSDSLQVSSRIKSQVFQFLCSLNETAFQTQALQLLKEKEQQIEQVRFQRYCAALGEKEAAVNRLIEMTKKSEYRVRLIAASVLSDIGGEVAINCLLELLKDSEKNVSLTAAILLSQIGGEVAINCLLELLKDSEKNVSLIAAILLSQIGGEVAINCLLELLKDSDAHVRSSAIFALGKIGTVAEIPWLIELLKDSDARVRSSAADALGKIGGAAEIPWLIELLKDSDACVRSSAADALGKIGGAAEIPWLIELLKDSDARVRSSAADALGKIGRAAEIPWLIELLKDLDARVRSSAADALGKIGAEAAIPDLLELIKDPETRVHSSAADALGKIGAEAAILDLLELLKDSDARVRSSAADALGKIGTEVAISDLLELLKDSDARVRSSAADALGKIGAEAAIPDLLELLKDSESDVRSSAANALNKIDKKTHSVVITLSQWINEHQDSKYIRYGIDLLWDLVCGETT